One Bartonella kosoyi DNA segment encodes these proteins:
- a CDS encoding transporter substrate-binding domain-containing protein, whose amino-acid sequence MKLLAGALIISAALFTPLADAKTLKIASEGTYPPFSYIDSNNELKGFDIDISYALCKKMNIECTIVTQDFEGMIPGLIAKKYDAIVASLSHTQERLQKIDFTDPYYDTALAVIVTKDSGIKEVSSQSFKGKNLGVQSNTTQAVYAEDHYASEEVNIKLYPSTIEVNRDLLNHRLDVIIVDKLQALNWLKNEGKNCCLLLGTLEETKFPVAIALRQNNNDLKNKFNEAIKEIRLDGTYEKIMRKYFTSDVY is encoded by the coding sequence ATGAAACTACTAGCAGGAGCTCTTATAATAAGCGCCGCGCTATTCACCCCATTGGCTGATGCAAAAACATTAAAAATCGCCAGTGAAGGTACTTATCCTCCCTTTAGTTATATTGACTCAAATAATGAGCTTAAAGGATTTGATATTGATATATCTTATGCTCTTTGTAAAAAAATGAATATTGAGTGCACAATTGTCACGCAAGATTTCGAGGGGATGATCCCCGGACTTATTGCAAAAAAATATGATGCTATTGTTGCTTCCCTTTCTCATACACAAGAGCGTTTACAAAAAATTGACTTTACAGATCCTTACTACGATACAGCACTGGCTGTCATTGTTACCAAAGATTCGGGAATTAAAGAAGTCTCGTCACAAAGCTTTAAAGGCAAAAATCTTGGTGTACAATCAAATACAACACAAGCTGTTTATGCAGAAGATCATTATGCCTCTGAAGAGGTAAACATCAAACTCTATCCTTCTACAATAGAAGTGAATCGTGATCTTTTAAATCATCGACTTGATGTGATTATTGTTGATAAATTACAAGCATTAAATTGGCTTAAAAATGAAGGAAAAAATTGCTGTCTCCTCCTAGGAACTCTGGAAGAAACAAAATTTCCTGTTGCAATTGCGCTGCGTCAAAACAATAATGATCTTAAAAATAAGTTCAATGAAGCAATAAAAGAAATCCGTTTGGATGGAACTTATGAAAAAATTATGAGAAAATATTTTACAAGCGATGTTTATTAA
- the gltA gene encoding citrate synthase, with protein sequence MSENNAHIIVNDKKVELPLRKGTSGPEVIEISSLYKKTDIFTYDPGFTSTASCESKITYIDGDKGILLYRGYPIDQLAEKGDFLESCYLLLYGELPTQQEKNDFDRCIMQHTMVHEQFARFFHGFRRDSHPMAVMVSCLGAMSAFYHDSIDITDPHQRMIASVRLISKVPTLAAMAYKYSIGQAFVYPRNDLSYAANFLRMCFAVPCEEYKINPVLSRAMDQIFILHADHEQNASTSTVRLAGSSGANPFACIAAGVACLWGPAHGGANEACLKMLQEIGSIKRIPEFIARAKDKNDPFRLMGFGHRVYKNYDPRAKILQKTCHEVLKELNIQDDPLLDIAIELEKIALNDEYFIEKKLYPNVDFYSGITLKALGFPTEMFTVLFALARSVGWVAQWKEMIEDPAQKIGRPRQLYTGYATRDYVPIDKRVN encoded by the coding sequence ATGTCTGAGAATAACGCACATATTATTGTGAATGATAAAAAAGTAGAGCTCCCCTTGCGTAAAGGCACCAGTGGACCTGAGGTCATTGAAATTTCTTCTCTCTACAAAAAAACCGATATTTTTACTTATGATCCTGGTTTTACTTCAACAGCTTCTTGTGAATCAAAAATTACTTATATTGATGGCGATAAAGGCATACTGCTTTATCGTGGTTATCCTATCGATCAATTAGCTGAAAAAGGTGACTTTCTCGAAAGTTGTTATCTTCTCCTTTATGGAGAACTCCCAACACAGCAAGAAAAAAACGACTTTGATCGATGTATTATGCAACATACCATGGTCCACGAACAGTTTGCACGCTTCTTCCACGGTTTCCGCCGTGACTCTCATCCTATGGCTGTCATGGTTTCCTGCCTTGGCGCTATGTCTGCCTTCTATCACGACTCTATTGATATTACAGATCCTCACCAAAGAATGATTGCTTCTGTTCGTCTTATTTCAAAAGTACCAACACTTGCTGCTATGGCCTATAAATATAGTATTGGACAAGCATTTGTTTATCCACGCAATGATCTTAGTTATGCTGCAAATTTCCTCCGTATGTGTTTTGCTGTTCCTTGTGAAGAATATAAAATAAACCCTGTGCTTTCTCGGGCAATGGATCAAATCTTTATCCTTCATGCTGATCATGAGCAAAATGCTTCTACATCTACGGTACGTCTTGCTGGATCATCAGGGGCTAATCCGTTTGCCTGTATTGCAGCAGGTGTTGCATGCCTTTGGGGACCCGCACATGGTGGTGCCAATGAAGCATGTCTAAAAATGCTACAAGAAATAGGTTCTATTAAAAGAATTCCGGAATTTATTGCACGTGCAAAAGATAAAAATGATCCTTTCCGCCTTATGGGCTTTGGTCACCGTGTCTATAAAAATTATGATCCACGTGCAAAAATCTTGCAAAAAACCTGTCATGAGGTTTTAAAAGAGCTCAACATTCAAGATGATCCACTTCTTGATATTGCGATAGAACTTGAAAAAATTGCGCTAAATGATGAATATTTTATTGAGAAAAAGCTTTATCCCAATGTTGATTTCTATTCCGGTATTACGTTAAAAGCTCTAGGCTTTCCAACTGAAATGTTTACTGTTCTTTTTGCATTAGCGCGCAGTGTCGGGTGGGTGGCACAGTGGAAAGAAATGATTGAAGATCCTGCACAAAAAATTGGTCGTCCTCGACAACTCTATACAGGCTATGCTACGCGTGACTATGTTCCTATAGATAAGCGTGTTAATTAA
- the rpiA gene encoding ribose-5-phosphate isomerase RpiA, giving the protein MDVQQLKKRAAVKALEFIEDDMRLGIGSGSTVNEFIRLLGKRVADGLRVTCVATSRYSEQLCHKFGVPVRTLEQIPELDLDIDGADEIGPQMMLIKGGGGALLYEKIVASASRAMLVIADETKIVKRLGAFALPIEVNPFGVHTTRKAIEKVAGDLGLSGEIALRMNGKNPFKTDGGHFILDAFWGCILQPKLLSDALLAIPGVVEHGLFLGLASRAIVAMSDGQIKVLEPFDF; this is encoded by the coding sequence ATGGATGTTCAGCAGTTAAAAAAAAGAGCCGCTGTTAAAGCGCTTGAATTTATTGAAGATGATATGCGGCTTGGTATCGGATCGGGGTCAACTGTTAATGAATTTATTCGTCTTCTTGGTAAGCGTGTTGCGGATGGTCTCCGGGTGACTTGTGTTGCTACTTCACGATATTCTGAACAACTCTGTCATAAGTTTGGGGTACCTGTTCGCACTTTAGAACAAATACCTGAACTGGATCTTGATATTGACGGAGCAGATGAAATTGGTCCCCAGATGATGCTCATTAAAGGAGGAGGGGGAGCATTGTTATATGAAAAAATTGTTGCATCTGCATCTCGTGCAATGCTTGTCATTGCTGATGAAACAAAGATAGTCAAAAGACTTGGTGCTTTTGCACTACCGATTGAAGTGAATCCATTTGGTGTCCATACAACACGCAAAGCCATCGAAAAAGTCGCGGGGGATTTAGGACTTTCTGGAGAAATTGCATTGCGAATGAATGGAAAAAATCCTTTTAAAACAGATGGTGGTCATTTTATTCTTGATGCATTTTGGGGATGCATTTTGCAGCCCAAATTATTATCGGATGCGCTTCTTGCCATTCCTGGTGTTGTTGAACATGGTCTTTTTTTGGGATTGGCTTCACGTGCAATTGTCGCTATGTCTGATGGTCAAATAAAAGTTTTAGAACCATTTGATTTTTAG
- a CDS encoding transporter substrate-binding domain-containing protein, translating to MKLLGKALIISATLFTLSANSQTLKIASDASYPPFSYIDSNNELKGFDIDISYALCEKMNIECTIVTQDFEGMIPGLLAKKYDAIVSSLSPTKERLQKIDFTDPYYNTVLAIIVTKNSGITEISTQAFRGKNLGVQSNTTQAAYAEDHYASEGVNIKLYPTAIEVHRDLLSHRLDIIIFDKVKALNWLENEGKDCCKLLGTLEETKFPVSIALRQNNNDLKNKFNEAIKEIRLDGTYEKIMRKYFTFDIN from the coding sequence ATGAAATTATTAGGAAAAGCTCTTATAATAAGCGCAACACTCTTTACTCTATCGGCAAATTCTCAAACACTTAAAATTGCAAGTGATGCTTCTTATCCCCCGTTTAGTTATATTGACTCAAATAATGAGCTTAAAGGGTTTGATATTGATATATCTTATGCCCTTTGTGAAAAAATGAATATTGAATGTACAATTGTCACGCAAGACTTCGAGGGGATGATTCCCGGCCTTCTAGCCAAAAAATATGATGCGATTGTTTCTTCCCTTTCTCCTACAAAAGAGCGCTTACAAAAAATTGATTTTACAGATCCTTACTACAACACAGTATTGGCTATCATTGTTACCAAAAATTCGGGGATTACAGAAATCTCAACACAAGCCTTTAGAGGTAAAAATCTTGGTGTACAATCGAATACAACACAAGCTGCCTATGCAGAGGATCATTACGCCTCTGAAGGCGTGAATATCAAACTTTATCCTACAGCAATAGAAGTTCATCGTGATCTTTTAAGCCATCGGCTTGATATTATCATCTTTGATAAAGTAAAGGCATTAAATTGGCTTGAGAATGAAGGAAAAGATTGCTGTAAGCTTCTAGGAACTTTGGAAGAAACAAAATTTCCTGTTTCAATTGCACTGCGTCAAAACAATAATGATCTTAAAAATAAGTTCAATGAAGCAATAAAAGAAATCCGTTTGGATGGAACTTATGAGAAAATAATGAGAAAATATTTTACATTCGATATCAATTAG
- a CDS encoding ComEC/Rec2 family competence protein — MFNQSKGKKSLSAKSVIERKNACQIGRSIFSSCDDTKNSSYNQQNLFLLMLLKKEIIFVRKWLADCIDKEVSFGILFSLILVFFSLGIIFYFHLEQEPSWEQLGALVSIFLGIFSIAHFYRKIWIPTGFLFCIVLGALAAKIETWRIATPMLSRDIVTTLTGRIVSIESVPKGGFRLILDILSTEKPILHHSLHRVRLSARYLPSGLAIADGLYGKVKLRAFSGPARPGGYDFSFHNYFKRIGAQGFYLGKPRKISVSQSDGILAIVLQKIENLRMKMTQRIHLALEGEKGSVAAALITGQRAGISNETNEALRTAGLAHILSISGLHMALLSGLVLLTIRSFLAFFPVFSSYYSSKKLAAIVAFMITAFYLLLSGLAISAQRSFVMIAVMLVAILCNRSAVTMRNFSIAGLITLAIRPHEILGPSFQMSFSATAALIAFFDWWSRRSLFRTRKTNFSYVGERVINFAFLSIVSTCASSFVAGSASGIYAAYHFSNTASLSIISNAFALPIISILVIPFGLIAVLAMLGGFEWLPLQIMGFGVDLVIKIAHAIKAISPDLNPGFMPLSALVLLSTGLVGLTFCRTPIRLFFSLSIVVGISICIIHSPIQLIIADNMRLVGVIHDKKLYIDRYHHSKFTTSIWKKSFRLNETIKPTRYGPSFHGQFICDHDVCTSLLDNGLKVIVLRGEVDHCIEADILIQTSVMHNQTCHNKAKIIFTPQQVLSRGSVMVTKGGDIIWSSIGSHRPWNMHRQPSQKNI; from the coding sequence ATGTTTAATCAAAGTAAAGGTAAAAAGAGTTTATCCGCAAAATCTGTTATAGAAAGAAAAAACGCATGTCAAATAGGGCGGAGTATTTTTTCTAGCTGTGATGATACAAAGAATAGTAGTTATAACCAACAAAATCTTTTTTTATTAATGCTCTTAAAAAAAGAAATCATTTTTGTTAGAAAATGGCTAGCGGATTGTATCGATAAAGAAGTTTCTTTTGGTATCCTTTTTTCACTGATTTTAGTCTTTTTTTCCCTCGGAATCATTTTTTATTTTCATTTAGAACAGGAGCCAAGTTGGGAACAATTGGGGGCGTTGGTTAGCATCTTTTTGGGAATATTCTCTATTGCGCATTTTTATCGAAAAATATGGATTCCTACGGGATTTTTGTTTTGTATTGTATTGGGAGCTTTGGCGGCAAAAATAGAAACATGGCGTATTGCAACACCCATGTTAAGCAGAGACATTGTCACTACATTAACAGGAAGAATTGTTTCTATTGAATCAGTCCCCAAAGGGGGATTTCGTTTAATTTTAGATATTTTGAGTACAGAAAAGCCCATATTACACCATAGTCTTCATCGTGTTCGTTTATCGGCAAGGTATTTGCCCTCTGGATTAGCCATTGCTGATGGTCTGTATGGGAAGGTTAAGCTTCGTGCATTCTCTGGGCCGGCGCGTCCAGGAGGTTACGATTTTAGTTTTCATAATTATTTTAAAAGAATTGGGGCGCAAGGCTTTTATTTAGGAAAACCAAGAAAAATATCCGTTTCGCAGTCTGATGGAATATTGGCTATCGTTCTACAGAAAATTGAAAATTTACGCATGAAGATGACACAAAGAATCCATCTAGCGCTTGAAGGAGAAAAGGGAAGTGTTGCGGCAGCTCTCATAACAGGGCAGCGTGCTGGTATTTCAAATGAGACAAACGAAGCATTGCGTACGGCTGGATTAGCTCATATTTTATCCATATCAGGTTTACATATGGCTCTGTTGAGCGGCCTCGTTCTTTTGACCATCCGTAGTTTTTTAGCATTTTTTCCAGTTTTTTCTTCCTATTATTCCAGTAAAAAATTGGCTGCTATTGTTGCATTTATGATAACAGCTTTTTATTTGCTCTTGTCGGGCTTAGCAATATCAGCGCAAAGAAGTTTTGTGATGATTGCTGTTATGTTGGTTGCTATATTGTGTAATCGCTCTGCTGTAACAATGCGTAATTTTTCTATTGCGGGGTTGATAACTCTAGCGATTAGACCCCATGAAATATTAGGCCCTAGCTTTCAAATGTCTTTTTCTGCGACGGCTGCTTTGATTGCTTTTTTTGATTGGTGGAGCAGAAGGTCACTTTTTCGTACAAGAAAAACAAACTTCTCTTATGTTGGGGAAAGAGTAATAAATTTTGCTTTTTTATCAATAGTTTCAACGTGTGCGTCTTCGTTTGTCGCAGGGAGTGCAAGTGGAATTTATGCCGCTTATCATTTTTCTAATACGGCATCTTTAAGCATTATCAGTAATGCTTTTGCTTTACCGATCATCTCAATTTTGGTTATTCCTTTTGGATTAATTGCAGTTCTTGCAATGTTAGGAGGATTCGAATGGCTCCCTCTTCAAATTATGGGGTTTGGTGTTGATCTTGTGATAAAGATTGCCCACGCTATCAAGGCTATTTCTCCTGATTTAAATCCTGGTTTTATGCCGTTGTCTGCGTTGGTTTTATTGAGTACAGGTTTAGTTGGATTGACTTTTTGCAGAACACCCATCAGGCTTTTTTTTAGTCTTTCTATTGTGGTTGGTATCTCTATTTGTATAATACACTCACCTATACAATTGATTATAGCAGATAATATGCGTCTCGTGGGCGTTATTCATGATAAAAAATTATATATTGATCGTTACCATCATTCTAAGTTTACGACATCCATATGGAAAAAGTCATTTCGTTTGAATGAAACGATTAAACCAACAAGGTATGGTCCTTCGTTTCATGGACAATTTATTTGTGATCATGATGTATGTACATCCTTATTGGACAATGGATTAAAAGTTATCGTTTTACGTGGAGAAGTAGATCACTGCATAGAGGCGGATATCCTTATTCAGACATCTGTAATGCATAATCAAACATGTCACAATAAGGCAAAAATAATTTTTACGCCTCAGCAAGTATTATCAAGAGGAAGCGTTATGGTGACTAAAGGCGGGGATATTATTTGGTCTTCGATAGGGTCTCATAGACCATGGAATATGCACAGACAGCCTTCACAAAAAAACATATAA
- a CDS encoding ABC transporter permease, with protein MIPEWLYFLFNPDLLSRYGPKFIDGFIVTVELVSISCSLGFFLGMLIAFARLSKNTFLQYFANAYVYFFRGSPLLAQLFLFYYGLGSMNNFWQQVGLWWFFQNAWYCCLFIFTLNSAAYQSEIFKGSFLSVTTGQREASKALGLSNSVTFFRVILPQAMIVALRPLGNELILMIKSSAIASLVTVYDLMGIAKLTYSRTFDFQVYVWAALIYLFIVELIHRFIVFIEHHLTRYLR; from the coding sequence ATGATTCCTGAATGGCTTTATTTCCTTTTTAACCCTGATCTTTTAAGCCGTTATGGGCCAAAATTTATTGATGGCTTTATTGTTACTGTCGAGCTTGTTTCTATCTCTTGTTCTCTTGGTTTTTTCCTTGGAATGCTTATCGCTTTTGCACGTTTATCAAAAAATACGTTTTTACAATATTTTGCAAATGCTTATGTCTATTTTTTTCGCGGCTCTCCTTTATTAGCCCAACTCTTCCTTTTTTATTATGGACTTGGTTCAATGAACAATTTTTGGCAACAGGTTGGTCTATGGTGGTTTTTTCAAAACGCGTGGTATTGTTGCCTTTTTATTTTCACACTCAATTCTGCTGCCTATCAATCTGAAATCTTTAAAGGAAGTTTTCTATCCGTAACCACTGGACAACGTGAAGCGTCAAAAGCTTTAGGTCTGAGTAATTCTGTCACATTTTTTAGAGTTATTCTTCCACAAGCAATGATTGTCGCATTACGTCCCTTAGGAAATGAGTTGATTTTAATGATTAAATCAAGTGCCATTGCCTCACTTGTTACTGTTTATGATTTAATGGGAATTGCTAAACTCACTTATTCACGTACATTTGACTTCCAAGTTTACGTTTGGGCCGCACTTATCTATCTTTTTATTGTTGAACTCATTCATCGTTTTATTGTTTTTATCGAACATCATCTCACGCGATATTTACGGTAA
- a CDS encoding ABC transporter permease, which yields MIENLALLSFSNGGWGAVILSSAGMTLSLALCCGLLGLPLGLLNAVMIRSDIKMAKTIARLFSTVFRGLPELLTLFLVYYGLQSLIQNVFDYFNLEVMFSINAFVAGVLALSMVLAAFSCEVWLGAFNIFDKGQYEAAKALGLSRSTTFFRIVFPQLIRNALPGLSNNWLTLLKDTSLVSTIALVDLMRQTNLAVAATNKPMLFYLVACLLYLLFSALFGAILRHLETYTQRGYKKVPSQ from the coding sequence ATGATTGAAAATTTAGCATTGCTATCGTTTAGCAATGGTGGATGGGGAGCGGTTATACTTTCTAGTGCAGGAATGACATTGTCATTGGCGTTATGTTGTGGACTTCTAGGACTTCCTCTAGGACTTCTAAATGCAGTCATGATTCGATCCGATATTAAGATGGCGAAAACTATAGCACGTCTCTTTTCAACGGTGTTTCGTGGGCTTCCAGAGCTTTTAACCTTGTTTTTAGTGTACTACGGATTACAAAGTCTTATTCAAAATGTCTTTGACTATTTTAATCTTGAAGTCATGTTTAGTATCAATGCTTTTGTTGCTGGTGTTCTTGCACTAAGTATGGTTCTTGCCGCTTTCTCTTGTGAAGTTTGGCTTGGAGCATTCAACATTTTTGATAAAGGGCAATATGAGGCTGCTAAAGCTTTAGGGCTTTCACGTTCAACCACATTCTTTCGTATTGTCTTCCCTCAGCTCATCCGAAATGCCTTGCCAGGACTTTCTAATAATTGGCTTACTTTACTGAAAGATACATCCCTCGTTTCAACCATCGCACTTGTTGATCTCATGCGACAAACGAATTTAGCTGTCGCTGCGACCAATAAACCCATGCTATTTTATCTTGTGGCCTGTTTACTCTATTTATTATTTTCAGCGCTTTTTGGCGCAATCTTACGCCATTTGGAAACATACACTCAAAGAGGCTATAAAAAGGTACCAAGTCAATGA
- the gltX gene encoding glutamate--tRNA ligase: MSVITRFAPSPTGFLHIGGARTALFNWLYAKHTGGKMLLRIEDTDRERSTEAAVRAIIDGLHWMGLSYDGSPISQFERAERHRQIAEQLVENGKAYYCYASPEELAEMREKARAEGRPPRYDGRWRNRDHSEAPQGIKPVIRIKAPEDGETIVHDRVQGDVRFPNKDLDDFIILRSDGSPTYMHAVVVDDHDMGVTHIIRGDDHLTNAARQTIIFKAMGWDIPVMAHIPLIHGENGAKLSKRHGALGVDAYRTMGYLPAALRNYLVRLGWSHGDDELMSLQDMISWFDIEDINKGAARFDLKKLDSINGHYMRMSNDQELFDAALDILPETDGGAQIIERLDEQRRVQFLKAIPHLKERSKTLCELIDNASFIFTQRPLQLNEKAQMLLDKNGRTILNDLYLALKACPSWDTKALDETLRSYIQTQNLKFGSIAQPLRAALTGCTTSPGVLDVLILLGRDESLYRINDQLITTVGL; this comes from the coding sequence GTGTCTGTTATTACTCGTTTTGCCCCCTCCCCCACAGGATTCCTTCATATTGGTGGCGCTCGTACTGCCCTTTTTAATTGGCTTTATGCAAAACATACCGGTGGAAAAATGCTTCTACGTATTGAAGATACAGATCGAGAACGCTCAACAGAAGCAGCGGTAAGAGCCATTATAGATGGCTTGCACTGGATGGGGCTTAGTTATGATGGTTCCCCTATTTCGCAATTCGAACGTGCAGAACGTCACCGTCAAATCGCCGAACAGTTGGTTGAAAATGGCAAAGCTTATTATTGTTATGCCTCACCTGAAGAGTTAGCTGAAATGCGTGAAAAAGCCCGTGCAGAAGGACGTCCACCACGTTATGATGGACGTTGGCGTAACCGTGATCATTCTGAAGCGCCTCAAGGTATCAAACCTGTTATTCGTATAAAAGCTCCTGAAGATGGAGAAACCATTGTACACGACCGTGTGCAAGGTGATGTTCGTTTTCCTAATAAAGATTTAGATGACTTTATTATTTTGCGTTCTGATGGTTCGCCTACCTATATGCACGCTGTTGTCGTTGATGATCATGATATGGGAGTTACACATATCATACGGGGTGATGATCATCTAACCAATGCAGCCCGACAAACGATCATCTTTAAAGCGATGGGATGGGATATTCCTGTTATGGCCCACATTCCTCTTATCCATGGGGAAAACGGTGCAAAATTATCAAAGCGGCATGGTGCACTCGGTGTTGATGCTTATCGAACAATGGGATACCTTCCTGCTGCTTTGCGCAATTATCTTGTCCGTTTAGGGTGGAGTCATGGTGATGACGAACTCATGTCACTTCAAGATATGATTTCTTGGTTTGATATTGAAGATATTAACAAAGGTGCTGCTCGTTTTGATCTCAAAAAGCTCGATTCCATCAACGGACACTATATGCGCATGAGCAATGATCAAGAACTTTTTGATGCCGCTCTTGATATTCTACCAGAAACCGATGGGGGAGCACAAATCATTGAAAGACTTGATGAACAACGCCGTGTTCAATTTTTAAAAGCAATTCCACATTTGAAAGAACGTTCAAAAACACTGTGCGAACTGATTGACAATGCCTCCTTCATTTTTACGCAACGACCATTACAGCTTAATGAAAAAGCACAAATGCTCTTAGATAAAAATGGACGAACTATTTTAAACGATCTTTATCTTGCCCTGAAAGCTTGCCCTTCTTGGGATACAAAAGCCCTTGATGAAACGCTTCGCTCTTATATCCAAACACAGAATCTCAAATTTGGATCTATCGCTCAACCCCTTCGTGCAGCTCTTACAGGATGCACAACATCGCCAGGTGTCTTGGATGTACTTATTTTATTGGGACGCGATGAATCTCTTTATCGCATCAATGACCAACTTATTACAACAGTAGGTTTATAA
- a CDS encoding DUF2059 domain-containing protein translates to MRIIFSFQRFFIYLGAIIIFLVNIGMVYAQGVSDQHLDSARKAIRAIHATDQFDSFLPNAVHDFKNELISDDPNLATAISDIVDKQALALIKRRSDLEKEIAHVYAKYFTQKELDAITAFYNSDTGKKFLTEVPNIARDSYSAFDVWRSALMQDLVENVKKEMSETLNLNNSTMPIKSEAPENKK, encoded by the coding sequence ATGAGAATAATATTTTCTTTTCAGCGTTTTTTCATATATTTGGGTGCAATAATCATTTTTCTTGTGAATATTGGAATGGTTTATGCACAAGGTGTGAGTGATCAACATTTAGATTCAGCTCGAAAGGCGATTAGGGCCATTCATGCAACGGATCAATTTGATAGTTTTTTACCGAACGCAGTCCATGATTTTAAAAATGAACTGATCAGTGATGATCCGAATTTGGCAACAGCTATTTCTGATATCGTTGATAAGCAAGCGCTTGCTTTAATTAAAAGGCGCTCTGATCTAGAAAAAGAGATTGCTCATGTGTATGCAAAATATTTTACGCAAAAAGAGCTTGATGCAATCACAGCATTTTATAATTCTGATACCGGTAAAAAGTTTTTGACAGAAGTTCCTAATATTGCACGTGATTCCTATTCTGCATTTGATGTATGGCGTTCTGCTCTTATGCAGGATCTTGTAGAAAATGTGAAAAAAGAAATGTCTGAAACACTTAATTTGAATAATTCTACGATGCCTATAAAATCAGAAGCTCCAGAAAATAAAAAATAA
- a CDS encoding amino acid ABC transporter ATP-binding protein — translation MNLKNNQSISSSKNSVISIQNLNKWYGNFQVLHDINFDVQAGEHIVICGPSGSGKSTLIRCINQLEQAEKGSIYIHNVDIHTAPIQQQKNVLRKIGMVFQNFNLFPHMSVIQNCILAPMTVQGLSKQQAKERATRYLTHVGIEKYCEKYPLQLSGGQQQRVAIARALCMEPEVMLFDEPTSALDPESVGEVLEVIAQLADTGITMLCVTHEMGFARKVSERILFLENGKIVEDTASDKFFTNPKSQRARDFLAKIKH, via the coding sequence ATGAATTTAAAAAATAATCAATCAATCTCTTCCAGTAAAAACTCTGTAATTTCCATTCAAAACCTCAATAAATGGTATGGAAACTTTCAGGTCTTACACGATATCAACTTTGATGTTCAAGCTGGTGAACATATCGTTATTTGTGGACCATCCGGATCAGGAAAATCAACGCTAATTCGTTGTATTAACCAATTAGAACAAGCAGAAAAAGGTTCAATTTATATTCATAACGTTGATATCCATACCGCTCCTATACAACAGCAAAAAAATGTCCTGCGAAAGATAGGAATGGTTTTTCAGAACTTTAATTTATTTCCCCACATGAGCGTTATACAAAACTGTATTTTAGCCCCTATGACAGTTCAAGGACTTTCCAAACAACAAGCAAAAGAAAGGGCAACTCGTTACTTAACGCATGTCGGTATTGAAAAATACTGTGAAAAATATCCTTTACAACTTTCTGGTGGACAACAACAGCGTGTCGCGATTGCTCGTGCACTTTGTATGGAACCTGAAGTCATGCTTTTTGATGAACCCACTTCAGCTCTTGATCCAGAAAGTGTGGGAGAAGTTTTGGAAGTGATCGCTCAATTGGCCGATACTGGAATTACAATGCTTTGTGTTACCCATGAAATGGGCTTCGCAAGAAAAGTATCAGAAAGAATACTCTTTCTAGAAAATGGAAAAATTGTTGAAGACACAGCCTCTGACAAATTCTTTACCAACCCTAAAAGTCAGCGTGCCCGTGATTTTCTTGCTAAAATTAAGCATTAG